The following proteins are encoded in a genomic region of Bernardetia sp. MNP-M8:
- a CDS encoding quinone-dependent dihydroorotate dehydrogenase has translation MYSLLRPLFFKLDAEKAHYTAIAGLQTLLKLGGKTIVTNPINLNKKLEKEVFGLKFKNPVGLAAGFDKNAKWIEELDQLGFGFIEIGTLTPKPQDGNEKPRLFRLKEDNALINRMGFNNEGVEIAVERLKKIKAKKPHIIIGGNIGKNKVTPNEEATNDYLMCFDALFDYVDYFVVNVSSPNTPNLRELQEKKPLTELLQTLQNRNKEHLIPKPLLLKIAPDLTDSQLDDIIEIAKETKLAGIIATNTTISRENLKTESQKVENLGNGGLSGKPLKDRSTEVITYLHQKSNAAFPIIGVGGIHSPEDALEKLNAGASLIQLYTGFVYEGWELISKINKEILDTKS, from the coding sequence ATGTATTCACTTTTACGCCCTCTCTTTTTCAAACTTGATGCTGAAAAAGCACATTATACAGCTATTGCAGGATTACAAACACTTCTAAAACTAGGAGGAAAAACGATTGTAACAAATCCCATAAATTTAAATAAAAAATTAGAAAAGGAAGTTTTTGGATTAAAATTCAAAAATCCTGTGGGTTTGGCAGCAGGTTTTGATAAAAATGCAAAATGGATTGAGGAGTTAGATCAACTCGGTTTTGGATTTATAGAAATAGGAACACTTACACCAAAACCCCAAGATGGAAATGAAAAACCTCGTTTGTTTCGTTTGAAAGAAGATAATGCGCTCATCAATAGAATGGGTTTTAATAATGAAGGAGTAGAAATTGCTGTGGAAAGATTAAAAAAAATAAAAGCTAAAAAGCCACATATTATTATTGGTGGAAATATTGGAAAGAATAAAGTTACACCAAATGAAGAAGCTACAAACGATTATCTGATGTGTTTTGATGCACTTTTTGATTATGTAGATTATTTTGTGGTCAATGTAAGTTCTCCAAATACGCCAAATCTTAGAGAGTTGCAAGAAAAAAAGCCACTTACAGAGCTTCTACAAACACTTCAAAATCGTAATAAAGAACATTTAATTCCAAAGCCTTTACTTCTCAAAATTGCACCAGACCTCACAGATTCTCAACTTGATGATATTATAGAAATAGCTAAAGAAACAAAACTAGCAGGAATAATTGCAACAAACACAACCATCAGTAGAGAAAACTTAAAAACAGAATCTCAAAAAGTAGAAAATTTGGGAAATGGTGGACTAAGTGGAAAGCCATTGAAAGACAGAAGTACAGAAGTAATTACTTATCTTCATCAGAAATCAAATGCAGCCTTTCCAATTATTGGAGTGGGGGGAATTCATAGCCCAGAAGATGCACTAGAAAAACTAAATGCAGGTGCAAGTTTGATACAACTCTATACAGGTTTTGTTTATGAAGGTTGGGAGCTGATTAGTAAAATAAATAAAGAAATTCTAGACACCAAATCCTAA
- the atpA gene encoding F0F1 ATP synthase subunit alpha, translated as MVRPDEVSAILREQLSNAKTDAQLEEVGTVLQVGDGVARIYGLTNARAGELIEFNNGLTGMVLNLEEDNVGAVLFGDYTNVGEGDSVKTTGRIASLKVGDGMVGRVVDTLGNPIDGKGPIAGDLYEMPLERKAPGVIYREPVTEPLQTGIKAIDAMIPIGRGQRELIIGDRQTGKTAVAIDAIINQKEFYDKGEPVFCIYVAIGQKASTVAGIVASLERYGAMAYTVIVSASAADPAPMQFFAPFAGAAIGEFFRDTGRPALVVYDDLSKQAVAYREVSLLLRRPPGREAYPGDVFYLHSRLLERAAKVINDDKIAQGMNDIPESLQKAGIVRGGGSLTALPIIETQAGDVSAYIPTNVISITDGQIFLETNLFNSGIRPAINVGISVSRVGGSAQIKSMKKVSGTLKLDQAQFRELEAFAKFGSDLDAATKLVIERGRRNTEMLKQKQFSPVEVEKQVAIIYATTNGITDNVPTEKMKDYESNYLSILEQNHRKTLDELRAGKYTPEQTDVLAKVAKDVAKTYNVATAKA; from the coding sequence ATGGTCAGACCTGATGAAGTTTCAGCAATTCTAAGAGAACAACTCTCTAATGCAAAAACAGACGCTCAACTCGAAGAAGTAGGAACTGTACTTCAAGTAGGTGATGGTGTTGCTCGTATCTACGGACTTACAAACGCTCGTGCTGGTGAGCTTATCGAATTCAACAACGGCTTGACTGGAATGGTCTTGAACCTTGAAGAAGATAATGTAGGAGCTGTACTCTTTGGAGATTATACTAACGTAGGTGAAGGCGATTCTGTCAAAACTACTGGACGTATTGCATCACTTAAAGTAGGTGATGGTATGGTAGGACGTGTAGTTGATACACTTGGAAATCCTATTGATGGTAAAGGTCCTATTGCAGGAGACCTTTATGAAATGCCACTTGAGCGTAAAGCACCAGGTGTAATTTATCGTGAGCCAGTAACAGAGCCTCTTCAAACAGGTATAAAGGCGATTGATGCAATGATTCCAATCGGTCGTGGTCAGCGTGAGCTTATCATTGGTGACCGTCAGACAGGTAAAACTGCTGTAGCGATTGATGCAATTATCAATCAAAAAGAATTTTATGACAAAGGAGAGCCAGTTTTCTGTATCTATGTAGCTATCGGACAAAAAGCCTCTACGGTGGCTGGTATCGTTGCTTCATTAGAGCGTTACGGAGCTATGGCTTATACAGTTATTGTTTCAGCTTCGGCTGCTGACCCTGCTCCAATGCAATTTTTTGCGCCATTTGCTGGTGCTGCAATCGGAGAGTTTTTCCGTGATACTGGTCGTCCTGCTCTTGTAGTTTATGATGATCTTTCAAAACAAGCTGTTGCTTACCGTGAGGTTTCTCTTCTTCTTCGTCGTCCTCCAGGGCGTGAAGCATACCCAGGAGACGTATTTTATCTTCACTCTCGTCTTTTGGAGCGTGCTGCAAAAGTTATCAATGATGATAAAATTGCACAAGGTATGAATGATATTCCTGAATCTTTGCAAAAAGCAGGTATCGTAAGAGGTGGAGGTTCACTAACAGCACTTCCAATCATTGAGACACAAGCAGGTGACGTTTCGGCATATATCCCAACTAACGTAATTTCGATTACAGATGGTCAGATATTCTTAGAAACTAACTTATTTAACTCTGGTATCCGTCCAGCAATTAACGTAGGTATTTCGGTATCTCGTGTAGGGGGTTCGGCTCAGATTAAGTCTATGAAAAAAGTATCTGGTACTTTGAAACTAGACCAAGCACAATTTAGAGAACTAGAAGCATTTGCAAAATTTGGTTCTGACCTTGATGCAGCTACTAAACTTGTTATTGAACGTGGACGTAGAAATACAGAAATGTTGAAGCAAAAACAATTCTCTCCAGTAGAAGTAGAGAAGCAAGTTGCTATCATTTATGCTACTACAAATGGTATTACTGATAATGTTCCTACTGAAAAAATGAAAGATTATGAATCAAATTATCTAAGCATTTTGGAGCAAAATCATAGAAAAACATTAGACGAACTTCGTGCAGGAAAATATACGCCAGAACAAACTGACGTTCTTGCTAAAGTAGCTAAAGATGTAGCTAAAACGTATAATGTTGCAACTGCAAAAGCATAA
- the atpE gene encoding ATP synthase F0 subunit C — MFAFIAMLLQAVADYSAYAAIGGGLGAGLAVLGAGLGIGQVGGRAMEAMARQPEKLGQIQTAMIIAAALIEGAALFAIVVSFLIGGWK, encoded by the coding sequence ATGTTCGCATTTATTGCTATGTTATTGCAAGCTGTTGCTGATTATTCTGCTTATGCTGCTATCGGTGGTGGTCTTGGTGCTGGTTTAGCTGTTTTGGGTGCTGGTCTTGGTATCGGTCAAGTAGGTGGTCGTGCTATGGAAGCTATGGCTCGCCAACCTGAAAAATTAGGTCAAATCCAAACTGCAATGATTATTGCAGCAGCCCTTATTGAAGGTGCAGCTCTTTTTGCTATCGTAGTTTCATTCCTTATCGGTGGCTGGAAGTAA
- the atpH gene encoding ATP synthase F1 subunit delta encodes MSDIRVASRYAKSVFDLANEHSTLEEVHNDMVNIKETVEGSRELEVLLKSPIVNPSKKLSILNALFGSSNDLTKKFFTLVVKKGREADLFETAKQFHLLYNSQKGVEMAEVITPFELTDDLRNSFKEKIRQLSGQQGVELKETIDKSLIGGFILNIEGKQIDDSVKTRLQKIEQSLGK; translated from the coding sequence ATGTCAGATATTCGTGTTGCTTCTAGATATGCCAAATCAGTTTTTGATTTAGCCAATGAACACTCTACTTTGGAAGAAGTGCATAATGATATGGTAAATATCAAAGAAACAGTTGAAGGAAGCAGAGAATTAGAGGTGCTTTTGAAAAGCCCTATTGTCAATCCTTCTAAAAAACTATCTATCTTAAATGCTCTTTTTGGAAGTAGTAATGATTTGACAAAGAAATTTTTTACGCTTGTAGTAAAAAAAGGACGTGAAGCAGACCTTTTTGAAACTGCCAAACAATTTCATTTGCTTTACAATTCTCAAAAGGGAGTTGAAATGGCAGAAGTAATTACTCCTTTTGAACTTACAGATGATTTGCGTAACTCTTTTAAAGAGAAAATACGTCAGCTTTCTGGACAACAAGGAGTAGAATTAAAAGAGACAATAGATAAAAGTCTTATCGGAGGTTTTATTTTGAATATTGAAGGAAAGCAGATTGATGATTCTGTCAAAACTCGCCTTCAAAAAATAGAACAGTCGTTAGGTAAATAG
- the crcB gene encoding fluoride efflux transporter CrcB, translating into MNISTLSLFAVFVGGGLGSVVRFLASKWIMEHSTGFPTATFVTNFLACIILGMLANYLGEAKLESEKILAALFMTGFCGGFSTFSTLNLETFKLIQVQNYQIAFLYTFSNVILGFIGIAVGFWLINIFK; encoded by the coding sequence ATGAATATTTCTACATTGTCATTATTTGCAGTTTTTGTTGGAGGAGGCTTAGGGTCAGTAGTTCGTTTTTTAGCTTCTAAATGGATTATGGAACACTCTACAGGCTTTCCAACGGCTACTTTTGTTACTAATTTTTTAGCTTGTATTATCTTGGGAATGTTAGCTAATTACTTAGGGGAAGCAAAACTAGAAAGTGAGAAAATCCTAGCAGCTTTATTTATGACAGGTTTTTGTGGTGGCTTTAGTACATTTTCTACCCTCAACTTAGAAACCTTTAAACTTATTCAAGTACAAAATTATCAAATTGCTTTTTTATATACTTTTTCCAATGTAATTCTAGGGTTTATCGGAATTGCTGTTGGTTTTTGGCTTATAAATATTTTTAAATAG
- a CDS encoding T9SS type A sorting domain-containing protein, which yields MNLSKSIFAVIFALTLSFNSFANAPLGENDRATIIKVIPNTTKFVLTFENVKQENLEVKIYDKNLGLLYSESLGKKESIERTYDLKVNGTYTVILKGETYNEKREVTVKNTITNEFMADFAPKTSDNKAIATIKNNKSTVTITLTNEEGNILQEKTVTSENAKCTINLDNLEKGTYFLQVIGQDKAFYETYVIN from the coding sequence ATGAACTTATCAAAATCAATCTTCGCTGTTATTTTTGCTCTTACACTTTCATTTAATTCTTTTGCAAATGCTCCTTTGGGAGAAAATGACCGAGCAACTATTATTAAAGTAATTCCAAATACGACAAAGTTTGTATTAACATTTGAAAATGTTAAACAAGAAAACTTAGAAGTAAAGATTTATGATAAAAATCTAGGTTTGTTGTACTCTGAATCTCTTGGAAAAAAAGAAAGTATTGAGCGTACTTATGACCTTAAAGTAAATGGAACGTATACTGTAATCCTAAAAGGAGAAACCTATAATGAAAAAAGAGAAGTAACTGTTAAAAATACCATAACAAATGAGTTTATGGCTGATTTTGCACCAAAGACTAGCGATAATAAAGCTATTGCAACTATCAAAAATAACAAAAGTACAGTTACAATAACTCTTACTAATGAAGAGGGAAATATTTTGCAAGAAAAAACAGTTACATCAGAAAATGCAAAATGCACAATTAACCTTGATAACTTAGAAAAAGGAACATATTTTTTACAAGTTATTGGACAAGATAAAGCATTTTATGAAACGTATGTTATCAACTAA
- the atpB gene encoding F0F1 ATP synthase subunit A, which translates to MKNNILPFIKFNYSKITFLSVLFSLLTFSNLFAQDGQKDGINSNETDGHLDIEHVDEDKFDITEMINHHILDSHEWHLFTTVDENKEEHHYSIPLPLIVYTNGQFDVFMSSEFHHAPIKTVEIPNEKVTAGHDNTRAVLTKGQYNYILDHEHVKVVDNNGKLIEDIHPLDLSITKNVASMMIASLLLLVIGFSIAGAYKKREGQAPKGMQSFFEPIIVYLRDDLAIPNIGEHKYKKYFPYLLTLFFFIWFNNLLGLLPSGANTSGNIAFTMTLAALTLIITNVSANKHYWKHVFAMPGVPIPLLLIMIPVEIIGIFTKPIALMIRLFANITAGHTIILALIGIIFIFKNYILGVPIVPFVFLMMCLELFVALLQAYIFTLLTALFIGQAIADDHH; encoded by the coding sequence GTGAAGAATAACATTTTACCTTTCATCAAATTCAACTATTCAAAAATTACTTTTTTGAGTGTTTTGTTTTCTCTACTTACTTTTTCTAATCTATTTGCTCAAGATGGACAAAAAGATGGAATTAATAGTAATGAAACAGACGGACATTTAGACATTGAACACGTCGATGAAGATAAGTTTGATATTACTGAGATGATTAATCATCACATTTTGGATTCTCACGAATGGCATCTTTTTACTACTGTTGATGAAAACAAAGAAGAGCATCATTACTCTATTCCATTGCCTCTGATTGTTTATACAAATGGACAGTTTGATGTATTTATGTCTAGTGAATTTCATCATGCGCCTATCAAAACTGTTGAGATTCCAAATGAAAAAGTAACAGCAGGACACGATAATACTCGTGCCGTTCTCACAAAAGGACAATACAACTACATCTTAGACCACGAACATGTAAAAGTGGTAGATAATAATGGAAAGTTAATTGAAGATATTCATCCTCTTGATTTATCAATTACAAAAAATGTCGCTTCAATGATGATTGCTTCACTTTTACTTTTAGTAATTGGATTTAGCATTGCAGGAGCATACAAAAAACGTGAAGGACAAGCACCAAAAGGAATGCAATCTTTCTTTGAGCCTATTATTGTTTATCTTCGTGATGATTTGGCTATTCCAAACATTGGCGAACACAAATACAAAAAATATTTTCCGTATCTATTGACTTTGTTTTTCTTTATTTGGTTTAATAACCTTTTAGGTTTGCTTCCTTCTGGCGCAAACACTTCAGGAAACATTGCCTTTACAATGACTTTAGCAGCTCTTACTCTTATTATTACAAATGTTTCAGCAAACAAACATTATTGGAAACACGTCTTTGCAATGCCAGGTGTGCCAATTCCACTTTTGTTGATTATGATTCCTGTAGAGATTATTGGTATTTTTACTAAGCCAATAGCTCTTATGATTCGTCTTTTTGCTAACATAACAGCAGGACACACAATTATTTTAGCCTTGATTGGAATTATCTTTATATTCAAAAACTATATTTTGGGTGTGCCTATTGTTCCTTTTGTATTTTTGATGATGTGTTTAGAGTTATTTGTTGCCCTTTTACAAGCATATATCTTTACTCTTCTTACAGCATTATTTATTGGTCAAGCTATTGCAGACGACCATCACTAA
- a CDS encoding protein phosphatase 2C domain-containing protein codes for MKIYTTLQIGEFHTSYCEDFLIKEQLASNQILIAVMDGCTMGTESVFASILYGKILRKIAKNTFYQEFISKQNQETDLQSKLKTILQELIEDTKEIKNKLGLETNELLSTLILGIIDTKNYNAELITIGDGLICVDAKLTEYEQNNTPDYLGYHLTENFEEFYKKQQQKLSISNFEDLSISTDGIFTFKNLKNQNQQKSESEIIDYLLVDYQESEFDNFLDRKIRNLKKINHLVTDDLAIIRIKK; via the coding sequence ATGAAAATATACACCACCTTACAAATTGGAGAGTTCCATACCAGTTACTGCGAAGATTTTTTGATAAAAGAACAACTTGCTTCTAATCAAATCTTGATTGCTGTTATGGATGGTTGTACGATGGGAACAGAGTCTGTTTTTGCTTCCATTTTATATGGTAAAATCCTTAGAAAAATAGCTAAGAATACATTTTATCAAGAGTTTATCTCAAAGCAAAATCAAGAAACAGATTTGCAATCAAAACTCAAAACTATCCTTCAAGAACTTATAGAAGACACAAAAGAAATAAAGAACAAATTAGGTTTAGAAACAAACGAACTGCTTTCTACGCTTATTTTGGGAATTATTGATACAAAAAATTACAACGCTGAACTAATAACAATAGGCGACGGACTCATTTGTGTAGATGCAAAACTCACAGAATACGAACAAAACAACACGCCAGATTATTTAGGGTATCATTTGACTGAAAATTTTGAAGAGTTTTATAAAAAACAACAACAAAAACTTTCTATTTCTAATTTTGAAGATTTATCAATTTCTACAGATGGAATATTTACGTTCAAGAATTTAAAAAATCAAAATCAGCAGAAAAGTGAATCTGAAATAATTGATTATCTTTTAGTAGATTATCAAGAATCCGAATTTGATAATTTTTTAGATAGAAAAATCAGGAATTTAAAGAAAATAAATCACCTAGTTACAGATGATTTGGCTATTATTCGCATCAAAAAATAA
- the folE gene encoding GTP cyclohydrolase I FolE, which produces MKLNGTSSNAQPKKVEGIHNHDKQVSQTSTTSNKKKQVKKTTKQVQLTEKEQEEKSQIIGENHIATSIETPLRKDAFELDDATKIEKIADHFKEIMDILGLDLTDDSLQGTPKRVAKMYVKEIFKGLNPENKPATKMFDNKFGYNQLLVEKNISFHSHCEHHFVPIHGKAHIAYISNNGVVGLSKLHRIVDYFARRPQVQERLTNQIGEELKKMLETEDIAVVLDAAHMCVSMRGIQDQTSTTITSFYSGKFNEEATRSEFLKYIQ; this is translated from the coding sequence ATGAAACTGAACGGAACTTCGTCGAATGCCCAGCCTAAAAAGGTAGAGGGTATTCATAATCATGACAAACAAGTGAGTCAAACTTCTACTACTTCTAACAAGAAAAAACAAGTGAAAAAAACGACAAAACAAGTACAACTTACAGAGAAAGAACAGGAAGAAAAATCGCAAATTATTGGCGAAAACCATATCGCAACATCTATAGAAACACCTTTACGAAAAGATGCTTTTGAACTTGATGATGCTACAAAAATAGAAAAAATAGCAGACCATTTTAAAGAAATAATGGATATTTTGGGACTTGATTTGACAGATGATAGTTTGCAAGGAACACCAAAGCGAGTTGCTAAAATGTATGTAAAAGAAATTTTTAAAGGACTTAATCCAGAGAATAAGCCAGCCACAAAAATGTTTGATAACAAGTTTGGCTATAATCAACTCTTAGTAGAAAAAAATATTAGTTTTCATTCGCATTGTGAACACCACTTTGTTCCAATTCACGGAAAAGCACACATTGCTTATATTTCAAATAATGGAGTTGTAGGTCTTTCAAAACTACACAGAATTGTAGATTATTTTGCTCGTCGTCCACAAGTACAAGAAAGACTGACAAATCAAATAGGTGAAGAATTAAAGAAAATGTTAGAAACAGAAGATATAGCTGTTGTTTTAGATGCTGCTCATATGTGTGTATCAATGAGAGGAATACAAGACCAAACTAGCACTACAATTACAAGTTTTTATAGTGGTAAATTTAATGAAGAAGCTACTCGTAGTGAATTTTTGAAGTATATTCAATAA
- the mcrC gene encoding 5-methylcytosine-specific restriction endonuclease system specificity protein McrC, which translates to MAIPIKNIYYLLCYAWNKLDESQRINVSIDDKTELLDLFAKVLITATKVLLKRGIDRDYIENVQEINAVKGKLQVSQTLKQNLLSKQKTVCSFDDFSFNILQNQILLSTIQRLINTRNIDRNLKTELIFLQKKLPQTIEKIELKNSLFSQVKIHRNNRFYGFVMNVCYIIFENTLPSESEKDNEKRDKGSYIFSDFTRDERKMNQLFEAFIRNFYKIEQTKFITVKKEIIKWDFENDLEADTYLPRMETDISLENETEKIIIDAKYYQETMKKNYGKDKIQSTNLYQLFSYLLNQEDGNEKTITAKGILLYPTIEKEYNLSYQFKNHQIQIKTLNLNADWREIEKRLKEIIEV; encoded by the coding sequence ATGGCAATCCCAATAAAAAACATTTATTATCTACTTTGTTATGCGTGGAACAAACTAGATGAAAGTCAGCGCATCAACGTTTCGATAGATGACAAAACCGAGCTTTTAGATTTGTTTGCAAAAGTATTGATTACTGCTACAAAAGTGCTTTTAAAACGTGGAATTGATAGAGATTATATCGAAAATGTACAGGAAATAAATGCTGTAAAAGGAAAGTTGCAAGTCAGTCAGACCTTAAAACAAAATCTTTTATCAAAACAAAAAACGGTTTGTAGTTTTGATGATTTTTCATTTAATATTCTTCAAAATCAAATTTTGCTTTCTACTATTCAAAGGCTTATCAACACAAGAAATATAGATAGAAACCTGAAAACAGAACTCATTTTCTTGCAAAAAAAACTTCCCCAAACGATAGAAAAGATTGAACTCAAAAACTCTCTTTTCTCTCAAGTCAAGATTCATAGAAATAACCGTTTTTATGGTTTTGTAATGAATGTTTGTTACATTATTTTTGAAAATACATTGCCTTCTGAAAGTGAAAAAGATAATGAGAAAAGGGATAAAGGAAGTTATATATTTTCAGATTTTACAAGAGATGAGCGGAAAATGAATCAGCTTTTTGAAGCATTTATACGAAATTTTTATAAAATTGAACAAACAAAATTTATAACTGTAAAAAAAGAAATCATAAAATGGGATTTTGAAAATGATTTGGAAGCTGACACGTATTTACCAAGAATGGAAACAGATATTTCGCTAGAAAATGAAACTGAAAAAATAATTATTGATGCCAAATACTATCAAGAAACGATGAAGAAAAATTATGGCAAAGACAAAATACAATCCACTAATTTATATCAATTATTCAGTTACTTGCTCAATCAAGAAGACGGAAATGAAAAGACCATAACTGCAAAAGGGATTTTACTTTATCCAACTATAGAAAAAGAGTACAATCTGAGTTATCAATTCAAAAATCATCAAATCCAAATAAAAACACTAAATTTGAATGCTGATTGGAGAGAAATTGAAAAACGTTTGAAGGAAATTATCGAAGTTTGA
- the atpF gene encoding F0F1 ATP synthase subunit B, with product MLLQLNPLITPNVGLIFWTGLIFILLVVVLGKFVWPSITKALETRERSIEEALKAAEAARMAKADLENEIEKIRQEGRIEREQMMKETRVVASKMEEDARERATKEYNRILEDAKREIDSQKQNAMADVRKQVATLSLQIAEKLVKEQLGSDSAQKQLVENYLNDIKVN from the coding sequence ATGCTTCTTCAACTCAATCCACTTATTACGCCTAATGTTGGTCTTATTTTTTGGACAGGACTTATCTTTATCTTGCTTGTTGTTGTTTTAGGCAAATTTGTTTGGCCTTCTATCACAAAAGCATTAGAAACTCGTGAGCGTTCTATCGAAGAAGCTCTTAAAGCTGCTGAAGCTGCTCGTATGGCAAAGGCAGATTTAGAAAATGAAATTGAAAAAATCCGTCAAGAAGGACGTATTGAGCGTGAGCAAATGATGAAAGAAACTCGTGTAGTTGCTTCTAAAATGGAAGAAGATGCTCGTGAACGTGCAACAAAAGAATACAATCGTATTTTGGAAGATGCAAAACGTGAAATCGACTCACAGAAACAAAATGCTATGGCTGATGTAAGAAAGCAAGTTGCAACTCTTTCTTTACAAATTGCTGAGAAATTAGTAAAAGAACAATTAGGTTCTGATTCTGCTCAAAAACAATTGGTAGAAAATTATTTGAATGATATTAAAGTAAATTAA
- a CDS encoding 6-carboxytetrahydropterin synthase → MRVSVFRKEHFNAAHRLNNPNWSAEKNQEIFGKCNNEYYHGHNYNLIVQVTGEIDPETGYVVDMKWLSDLIKEHIADRFDHKNLNLEIPEFKDLNPSAENIAVVIYNILRPKLNSNLDLKIKLYETERNFVECPA, encoded by the coding sequence ATGCGTGTTTCCGTTTTCAGAAAAGAACATTTCAATGCAGCCCATCGTTTAAATAATCCAAACTGGTCAGCCGAAAAAAATCAAGAAATATTTGGTAAATGTAATAACGAATATTATCACGGTCATAATTACAATCTTATCGTACAAGTGACTGGTGAAATTGACCCAGAAACAGGATATGTTGTAGACATGAAATGGCTTAGTGATTTGATAAAAGAACATATTGCTGACCGTTTTGACCACAAAAATCTCAATTTAGAGATTCCAGAATTTAAAGACCTAAATCCAAGTGCTGAAAATATAGCAGTTGTGATTTATAATATCTTGCGTCCAAAACTTAATTCAAACTTAGACTTAAAAATCAAACTTTATGAAACTGAACGGAACTTCGTCGAATGCCCAGCCTAA
- the atpG gene encoding ATP synthase F1 subunit gamma yields the protein MANLKEVRGRIVSVKSTQQITKAMKMVAAAKLRRAQNRMMQMRPYAQKLSQILQNVTASLVGDDFESKYSEVRAEEKILIVTITSDKGLCGAFNTYVLRAMQSLINRNYSRQNSLGNVTVMPIGKRALDYVRRRNMKSVNDYSAIFSQKELTFDYVRQAAEYAMDEFTKGNYDKIEIVYNEFKNVATQIVRVEQFLPIAPPTEKVEEKVSAKPSLVKKEEFSANVDYIFEPNKKEILADLIPQSLKTQFYSKILESNAAEQGARMTAMDKATENAGELLKELKLSYNRARQANITKEILEIVGGAEALEQS from the coding sequence ATGGCAAATTTAAAAGAAGTTCGTGGAAGGATTGTATCTGTAAAATCCACCCAGCAAATTACAAAAGCAATGAAAATGGTAGCTGCTGCAAAGCTGCGCCGAGCTCAAAATCGTATGATGCAAATGCGTCCATACGCTCAAAAATTGAGTCAAATTTTGCAAAATGTAACGGCTTCTCTTGTTGGAGATGATTTTGAAAGCAAGTATAGTGAAGTTCGTGCAGAAGAAAAAATATTGATTGTAACTATTACATCAGATAAAGGTCTTTGTGGAGCTTTCAATACGTATGTACTTCGTGCTATGCAAAGTTTGATTAATCGTAATTATAGCCGTCAGAATTCTTTAGGAAACGTAACAGTTATGCCTATTGGAAAGCGTGCTTTGGATTATGTTCGTCGTCGTAATATGAAATCTGTAAATGATTATTCAGCAATATTCTCTCAAAAAGAACTTACATTTGATTATGTTCGCCAAGCAGCAGAATATGCAATGGATGAGTTTACAAAAGGAAATTACGATAAAATAGAAATTGTCTATAATGAATTTAAAAATGTTGCTACACAGATTGTACGTGTAGAACAGTTTTTGCCAATTGCTCCTCCTACTGAGAAAGTGGAAGAAAAAGTATCAGCAAAACCATCTTTGGTTAAAAAAGAAGAATTTTCTGCAAACGTAGATTATATCTTTGAACCAAATAAAAAAGAAATTTTAGCAGACCTTATTCCTCAATCTCTCAAAACACAGTTTTATAGCAAAATCCTAGAATCAAATGCAGCCGAACAAGGCGCACGTATGACTGCTATGGATAAAGCAACTGAAAATGCAGGAGAACTTCTCAAAGAGTTGAAATTGAGTTATAACAGAGCTAGACAGGCTAACATTACAAAAGAAATTTTGGAAATTGTTGGTGGTGCAGAAGCATTAGAGCAAAGTTAA